The region CTGGTAAGTTTTGAAGACGGGGAGATCGACAAGGAGCGCGGCGTCGTCATCGAGGAGTGGCGCAGCGGCCGCGGCGCCGACGAGCGCATGTACGACGCGCTGCTGCCGGTCGTCTTCCACGGCTCGCGCTACGCCGAGCGCAACACGATCGGCGACCCGGAGATCATCCGCAACGCCCCCCACGACACCCTGCGCCGCTTCTACCGCGACTGGTACCGGCCCGACCTGATGGCCGTCGTGGCCGTCGGCGACTTCGACGGAGCAGCGATGGCGGCGTCGATCCGCGAGCGCTTCGCCGCCATCCCGCAGCCGGCCGCGCCGCGGCCGCTGCTGCAGCCGGAGGTGCCCGACCACGACCGCGTCCTGTACGGCGTGGCGACCGATCCCGAGGCTTCGAACACCACGGTCTCGCTGCTGTTCAAGCACGCGCCCGACCCGGAGGCGACGGTCGCCGACTTCCGCCGCGGCGCCCTCGGCCAGATCGCCCTCGCGATGCTGCGCAGCCGGCTGGCGGAACTGTCGCGCCGGGCCGACCCGCCCTTCGGCAACGCCTACGCCATGGACCGGCGCCAGGGGCGGACCAAGAGCTTCTGCACCATGGCGGCTTCCGTGAAGGAGGACGGGATCGCCCGCGGTCTCGAAGCCCTGACGACCGAACTCGAACGCGTCCACCGCCACGGCTTCACGGCCGGCGAGCTGGAGCGGACCAAGATCGAACTGCTGCGCCAGTCGGAGCGGGCGGCCGCCGAAGCGGACAAGACCGAATCCCAGCGCTTCGCCCGCGCCTTGATGACGCACTTCCTGCGCGGCACGCCCTACCCCGACGCCGCGCAGCGGCTGGCGCTGGCCAGGGACCTGCTCCCGGGGATCACGCTGGCCGAGGTGGACGCGCGGCTGCGCGAGCTGGCCGCCCCGACGGGCCGGGTCGTGACGGTCGAGGCGCCGCGTCGCGACGGCCTCGCGGTGCCGGGCGAGGCCGAACTGGCGGCGATCATCGACGGCGCGGCCGGCCGCGACGTGCCGCCCTACCTCGACGTGACGGTCGACGCCCCGCTGGTGCCCGCGCCGCCGACCCCGGCGCGGATCGTCGCGCGGGCCGCGGACGCCGACCTCGGCACCACGACCTGGACCCTGTCCAACGGCGTGCGCGTGGTGTTCAAGCCGACGGACTTCAAGAACGACGAGATCCTGCTGCGGGCCACGAGCCCCGGCGGCACGTCGCTCATCGCCGACGACGACGCCTACGCCCGGCTGAACTACGCGGCGGGCATCGCGACCGTCAGCGGCGCCGGCGCCTTCGACCAGACGGCGCTGCAGAAGAAGCTGGCCGGCCGGCTGGTCCGGCTGCAGCCGCAGATCTCGTTCCTCGACGAGGGCTTCCGCGGCAGCGCCTCCCCGCAGGACCTCGAGACCCTGCTGCAGCTCGTCTACCTGTACGCGACGGCGCCCCGCGAGGACCCCGTCGCCTTCGCCGCGCTGGTCGAGCAGCAGCGCTCGCAGCTGCAGAACCGCAGCGCCGAGCCCGTCACGGCCTTCCGCGACACCATCACCGCCCTGACCAACAGCCACCACCCGCGCTGGCGCCCGGCGACGGTCGAGTACCTCGAGGGTCTGGACCACGCCGGCTCGCTCGCCTTCTACCGCGACCGCTTCGCCGACTGCGGCGACTTCACGTTCACGCTGGTGGGCGCCATCGATCCGGCCGCGGCCGAACCGCTGGTGCTGACCTACCTGGGCGGCCTGCCCGGCGGCGGCCGGACGGAATCGTGGGGCCGCATCGCGCCGCCGCTGCCGCGCGGCGTCCAGGAGCGCACGCTGCACCGCGGCGCCGAGCCGAAGGGCCTGGTCGAGCTGGTCTTCGTCGGCGAGCAGCCGTGGAGCTGGCAGGCGCGCTACGAGATGGAGGCGCTGTGCCACGTGCTGCGCATCCGCCTGCGCGAGACGATCCGCGAGGACATGAGCGGCACCTACGGCGTGCGGGTCAACGGGGGCATCTCCAAGATGCCCGCGGAGCGGCACCAGCTCGCGGTGGGCTGGGGCTGCGACCCCGACCGCGTGCCGGAGCTGACCGACGCGGTGTGGGCGCAGCTGCGCGACGTCGCCGAGAACGGGCCCGACGAGGCGACGCTGGCGAAGGTCCGGGCGACGCAGCTGCGCGATGACGAGACGAACCTGCGGACGAACGACTACTGGGTGGAGCAGCTCGTGCGCCACCAGAACCTGGAGACCGACCCGCGCCTGATCCTGGAGCGGCCCGCGCAGGTGAACGCGCTGACGGC is a window of bacterium DNA encoding:
- a CDS encoding insulinase family protein codes for the protein MIRRLPLAIVLFAVLSATACAVAADHAAPIPLDPAVIAGELPNGLRYYVRENAKPEQRAALWLVVGAGSVDEDDDQLGLAHLVEHMAFNGTENFPRQALIDYLESVGMQFGPEVNAYTNQNETVYMLQVPTDRPELLATGLQVLEEWAHLVSFEDGEIDKERGVVIEEWRSGRGADERMYDALLPVVFHGSRYAERNTIGDPEIIRNAPHDTLRRFYRDWYRPDLMAVVAVGDFDGAAMAASIRERFAAIPQPAAPRPLLQPEVPDHDRVLYGVATDPEASNTTVSLLFKHAPDPEATVADFRRGALGQIALAMLRSRLAELSRRADPPFGNAYAMDRRQGRTKSFCTMAASVKEDGIARGLEALTTELERVHRHGFTAGELERTKIELLRQSERAAAEADKTESQRFARALMTHFLRGTPYPDAAQRLALARDLLPGITLAEVDARLRELAAPTGRVVTVEAPRRDGLAVPGEAELAAIIDGAAGRDVPPYLDVTVDAPLVPAPPTPARIVARAADADLGTTTWTLSNGVRVVFKPTDFKNDEILLRATSPGGTSLIADDDAYARLNYAAGIATVSGAGAFDQTALQKKLAGRLVRLQPQISFLDEGFRGSASPQDLETLLQLVYLYATAPREDPVAFAALVEQQRSQLQNRSAEPVTAFRDTITALTNSHHPRWRPATVEYLEGLDHAGSLAFYRDRFADCGDFTFTLVGAIDPAAAEPLVLTYLGGLPGGGRTESWGRIAPPLPRGVQERTLHRGAEPKGLVELVFVGEQPWSWQARYEMEALCHVLRIRLRETIREDMSGTYGVRVNGGISKMPAERHQLAVGWGCDPDRVPELTDAVWAQLRDVAENGPDEATLAKVRATQLRDDETNLRTNDYWVEQLVRHQNLETDPRLILERPAQVNALTAQMVRDAARRVVDPANVVKVVLLPQER